A window of Rhododendron vialii isolate Sample 1 chromosome 11a, ASM3025357v1 contains these coding sequences:
- the LOC131308762 gene encoding methylthioribose kinase-like, producing MASDGFRPLDDKSLAEYIKATPSLSSRLGNQIDELQIKEVGDGNLNFVYIVTSPSGSCVIKQALPYIRCIGESWPMTKERAYFESVALKEHGRLCPDHVPEVYHFDRAMSLIGMRYLEPPHIILRKGLIAGIEYPLLAEHISEYMARTLFFTSLIYRTTTEHKQAVAEFCGNVELCRLTEQVVFSDPYKVSQYNHWTSPYLDRDAEAVREDNTLKLEVAELKSMFCERAQALIHGDLHTGSVMVTSDSTQVIDPEFAFYGPMGYDIGAFLGNLILAFFAQDGHADPKNDRKAYKDWLLRTIEETWNLFHKKFTALWDKHKDGSGEAYLPAIYNNPQLQQLVKQKFMSDLFHDTLGFGTAKMIRRIVGVAHVEDFESIADAGVRADCERRALDFAKMLLKERRKFQGITEVVSAILKVH from the exons ATGGCATCCGACGGCTTCCGGCCGCTGGACGACAAGTCTCTGGCGGAGTACATAAAGGccactccttctctctcctccaggCTCGGCAACCAAATCGATGAGCTTCAAATCAAAGAAGTCGGCGATGGCAATCTCAACTTCGTCTACATCGTTACCAGCCCCTCCGGTTCCTGCGTCATCAAACAG GCTCTTCCGTACATACGTTGCATTGGGGAATCATGGCCGATGACAAAGGAACGTGCTTACTTTGAGTCGGTGGCGCTAAAAGAGCATGGTCGGTTGTGCCCTGATCATGTTCCAGAAGTTTATCATTTTGACCGTGCCATGTCTTTGATTGGCATGCGTTACCTGGAACCTCCACATATAATCCTGAGGAAAGGGTTGATTGCTGGAATTGAGTACCCGTTGCTTGCAGAACACATATCGGAATATATGGCAAGGACTCTTTTCTTCACATCCCTTATTTACCGTACTACCACGGAGCACAAACAAGCAG TTGCTGAATTTTGTGGGAATGTGGAGTTATGCCGGCTGACTGAGCAGGTTGTCTTTTCTGACCCTTACAAAGTGTCTCAGTATAACCACTGGACTTCTCCTTATCTTGATCGTGATGCGGAGGCAGTTCGCGAGGATAACACTCTGAAGCTTGAAGTTGCTGAATTGAAATCCAT GTTTTGTGAGAGAGCCCAAGCGCTTATACATGGTGATCTCCATACTGGTTCTGTCATGGTTACTAGTGACTCAACCCAGGTTATAGATCCAGAATTTGCTTTCTACGGTCCTATGGGGTATGATATTGGAGCCTTTTTAGGAAATTTAATCTTGGCATTCTTTGCACAAGATGGCCACGCAGATCCAAAGAACGACCGAAAA GCATACAAAGATTGGCTGTTGAGGACAATTGAGGAGACTTGGAATCTCTTCCACAAAAAATTTACAGCTTTGTGGGATAAACACAAGGATGGATCTGGTGAGGCTTATCTTCCGGCAATTTATAACAACCCTCAGCTTCAGCAGCTTGTGAAACAGAAATTCATGAGTGATTTGTTCCACGACACTCTTGGTTTTGGTACTGCCAAAATGATAAG GAGAATTGTCGGGGTAGCTCATGTTGAGGATTTCGAATCAATCGCTGATGCTGGAGTAAGAGCTGACTGTGAGAGGCGAGCTCTCGACTTTGCCAAGATGCTTCTGAAGGAAAGGCGAAAATTTCAGGGCATCACTGAAGTCGTTTCTGCTATTCTGAAAGTCCATTAA
- the LOC131308761 gene encoding uncharacterized protein LOC131308761 yields MFQVTTTYSKTPQYKVMARTMFSLSFLVILTLLTGNQAVEYTVTNNAATTPGGMKFANQIGIEYSKQTMSSATEFIWKTFRQASNADRKNVDKVSLSIDSMDGVAYAANNGIHFSANYIQQHKDNVKTEFPGVMYHEMTHVWQGNGNGQTPGGLIEGIADFVRLKAGYAPSHWVKPGQGDRWDHG; encoded by the coding sequence ATGTTCCAAGTAACAACCACTTATTCGAAAACACCGCAATACAAAGTCATGGCTAGAACAATGTTCTCCCTGTCTTTTCTAGTGATTCTAACACTCCTAACAGGAAACCAAGCAGTCGAATACACCGTGACCAACAACGCCGCAACCACCCCTGGAGGAATGAAGTTCGCGAACCAAATCGGGATCGAGTACAGCAAACAAACGATGTCCTCCGCCACGGAGTTCATATGGAAGACATTCCGGCAGGCCTCGAATGCCGACAGGAAGAATGTAGATAAAGTGAGCTTGTCCATCGACTCCATGGACGGTGTAGCATACGCCGCCAACAACGGGATCCACTTCAGCGCGAACTACATACAACAGCACAAAGACAACGTCAAGACAGAGTTCCCCGGAGTTATGTACCACGAGATGACGCACGTGTGGCAGGGGAACGGGAACGGGCAGACCCCGGGAGGATTGATCGAAGGCATTGCAGATTTCGTAAGGTTGAAGGCGGGCTATGCACCAAGTCACTGGGTGAAACCCGGGCAGGGTGACCGATGGGACCATGGTTAG